Proteins encoded in a region of the Paenibacillus wynnii genome:
- a CDS encoding insulinase family protein: protein MGSQGGISSLRIVFPIGSKDDPNGKEGLTHLLEHVVMKANVKGCNLIELSSTFGFEVRAMTSKEYLCLEFEGSRWKFIRFYESFVKFMALLGEYIDLNDDFLMKEKSVIRSEMKFKFDQLSRHERVEYFAERWKWTRLEHSVLGSEASLEVISVDDLTSQLKSLTLSYPEIMLIHNDPADREKLEELTAEFVNDRVMVSGDEYQKVLYSLVTYIAKENNIKHVEADYYGSIGRLKLSFPARQQLINLHERQIIDAIKVFPGNPYIKKDLIETLINGNPEFLLKEFFALLNQIMINVTSHPNNLDFNPIKDMGVVGNHRWCLIKNMDNFSDFAAVSILPDRWIRKRLKGVTNNLLCYLHSVSPADIKVNCEIGLISVYISGTANQVMEAVNKILQFNTIEAQSFFHNGSDKRVSGHSLSLICDHFLHSDSIQDYSQSVVISSQELLNCLTRQIREGVSIVTSINNKSYFMGHLSDDQPNHLTDLEVPLNRTEERSIASLLLATEYIEVWPGSSVFSPQKYLSHTLWSMIAGIDGEMFREFTLEQSKSYSHTFFPRELYHFGYRILYVHCSDSGLKYEIGPRFREMLNKLRRNLDMPRIEMAKEKVRIRRERINDSLAQRFIYLSAYLLNHTNTESFFNYEAELSIIQPDTLKTYISQMIDSSTNIFGLEGI, encoded by the coding sequence ATGGGTAGTCAAGGAGGGATTTCTTCGTTAAGAATAGTTTTTCCTATTGGGAGCAAAGACGACCCAAACGGAAAGGAAGGTCTTACTCACCTGTTGGAGCATGTTGTGATGAAAGCGAATGTGAAAGGATGTAACTTAATTGAATTAAGTAGTACATTCGGCTTCGAAGTGAGAGCAATGACATCGAAAGAATATCTTTGTCTAGAATTTGAGGGAAGTCGTTGGAAATTTATCCGGTTCTATGAGAGTTTTGTGAAATTCATGGCATTGTTAGGGGAATATATTGATCTTAATGATGATTTCCTAATGAAGGAGAAAAGTGTAATTAGAAGTGAGATGAAATTTAAATTCGATCAGCTTTCTCGTCACGAACGTGTGGAATATTTTGCGGAAAGGTGGAAATGGACCCGACTGGAACACTCCGTTCTAGGTAGTGAAGCAAGTCTAGAAGTGATTAGCGTCGATGATTTGACATCTCAATTAAAAAGTCTTACTCTCTCATACCCCGAGATTATGCTTATTCATAATGATCCGGCAGATAGAGAGAAATTAGAAGAACTGACAGCGGAGTTTGTAAATGATAGGGTTATGGTGTCAGGTGATGAATATCAGAAAGTTCTGTATTCCCTTGTGACTTATATTGCTAAAGAAAATAATATTAAGCACGTAGAAGCTGATTACTATGGCTCGATAGGTAGATTAAAATTGAGTTTTCCTGCCAGACAACAGCTAATAAATTTACACGAGCGGCAAATTATTGATGCCATTAAGGTATTTCCGGGTAACCCTTACATAAAGAAAGATTTGATCGAGACACTGATTAACGGGAACCCAGAATTTCTGCTTAAGGAATTTTTCGCGCTACTAAATCAAATAATGATAAATGTGACTTCTCATCCCAATAATCTGGACTTTAATCCTATTAAAGATATGGGAGTAGTGGGAAATCATCGTTGGTGCCTGATTAAGAACATGGATAATTTTTCTGATTTTGCCGCGGTGAGTATTTTACCTGATCGTTGGATTCGTAAGCGGTTAAAGGGGGTTACCAACAACCTTCTCTGTTATTTACATAGTGTATCTCCTGCAGATATAAAAGTGAATTGTGAGATTGGACTTATCAGCGTGTATATTAGCGGAACGGCGAACCAAGTAATGGAAGCTGTCAATAAGATACTCCAATTTAACACCATAGAAGCGCAATCTTTTTTCCATAACGGATCAGATAAACGGGTAAGTGGACATAGTTTGAGTCTGATATGTGATCATTTCTTACACAGCGATAGTATACAGGATTATAGCCAATCTGTAGTGATATCTTCCCAAGAACTACTCAATTGTTTAACTCGACAGATCAGAGAAGGGGTTTCCATTGTCACCAGTATAAACAATAAGTCTTACTTCATGGGACATCTAAGTGATGACCAACCCAATCACTTGACTGATTTAGAAGTTCCTCTGAATCGAACGGAAGAGCGCAGCATTGCTTCGCTGCTCCTTGCAACAGAATATATTGAAGTTTGGCCTGGTTCAAGTGTATTCTCTCCGCAGAAATACCTATCACATACCCTGTGGTCTATGATCGCCGGGATAGATGGTGAGATGTTTCGCGAGTTTACATTAGAACAATCGAAATCGTACAGTCATACTTTTTTTCCAAGGGAGCTGTATCATTTCGGATACCGAATACTATATGTTCACTGTTCCGATTCTGGATTGAAGTATGAGATTGGACCGAGGTTTAGAGAGATGCTGAATAAACTTCGGCGGAATCTCGATATGCCCAGAATTGAGATGGCTAAAGAGAAGGTAAGGATTAGAAGGGAACGGATTAATGACAGCTTAGCGCAGAGGTTTATCTATTTGTCTGCTTATTTGCTTAATCACACGAATACCGAATCCTTCTTCAATTATGAAGCCGAGTTAAGCATAATTCAACCAGACACCTTAAAAACATATATCTCACAAATGATAGATTCTAGCACTAATATTTTTGGTTTGGAGGGAATATGA
- a CDS encoding DUF5944 family protein — translation MSAFEQTSMSNYGTEVICTFDVSEMGPEIIKVKGCLNLHSAKGNEDLLSKATVYFPERKYAIEFIKQSSIYTIEFVCEKREPKEYFNLVLSDKNGYIFSSTTYVFNASNIVAYPVMEKDISPYSIRSEIKESDGRLVFKTITGPTVPDEQFKINHIWQNVGQHVLLSAQRNSDNVFESSLLLEDMCSGVWMVIATDQEGKLMTQYVLQV, via the coding sequence ATGAGCGCGTTCGAGCAGACCTCCATGAGTAATTATGGAACGGAGGTTATCTGCACATTCGATGTTAGTGAAATGGGCCCAGAGATCATTAAGGTTAAGGGCTGTCTTAATCTACATTCGGCAAAAGGAAACGAAGACCTGTTATCTAAGGCTACGGTGTATTTCCCGGAGAGGAAATATGCAATCGAATTTATCAAGCAGTCATCTATCTACACCATTGAGTTTGTATGCGAAAAAAGAGAACCCAAAGAATATTTCAATCTGGTTCTTTCTGATAAAAATGGATATATTTTTAGCTCCACAACCTATGTCTTCAATGCTAGTAATATAGTCGCTTACCCCGTTATGGAGAAGGATATTTCACCTTATTCAATCCGTAGCGAGATTAAGGAAAGTGATGGGAGGCTAGTATTCAAGACAATTACTGGGCCAACTGTCCCAGATGAGCAATTTAAAATCAATCATATATGGCAGAATGTGGGGCAGCATGTTTTGCTATCTGCACAAAGGAACAGTGATAACGTATTTGAGAGTAGTCTTTTATTAGAAGACATGTGCTCGGGTGTTTGGATGGTCATAGCCACTGATCAAGAAGGAAAACTCATGACACAGTATGTACTGCAGGTATAG
- a CDS encoding ABC transporter permease: MKKLTINFLRADLRMTQLMFWDWFFPLIMILAFSLFIKSQEFSQFILPGLVSLFFLQSIIFSLPYRLAQFNEQGILSLIRQKGSSVKLLSGFYLSRVVILTVQIVLVIVLGALSLGLTLQVNWGVLVLSFGLSMFVFLLLATFCGWIVKKQNAALGLSQAIYFLLIGTSGVFYPIDKSSGLLQILSRFSPLYYINNLWTEALFKQGARLSGDLGALGIFLILFLLGVAWLIKGKKKKGVRKYAGVAQVGE, translated from the coding sequence TTGAAGAAACTTACAATCAATTTTTTAAGAGCTGATTTAAGGATGACTCAGCTGATGTTTTGGGATTGGTTTTTTCCACTGATTATGATATTAGCATTCAGCCTGTTTATAAAATCACAGGAGTTCTCCCAGTTTATCCTTCCAGGGTTAGTTAGCTTGTTTTTTCTTCAAAGTATTATTTTCTCTCTCCCTTACCGTCTGGCCCAATTTAATGAACAAGGAATACTCTCTCTTATTAGGCAAAAGGGAAGTTCCGTTAAACTTTTGAGCGGATTTTACTTAAGCAGAGTGGTTATTCTCACCGTTCAGATCGTGTTGGTGATTGTATTGGGAGCACTCTCACTGGGTTTGACACTACAGGTTAATTGGGGAGTGCTGGTTCTGTCCTTTGGATTATCAATGTTTGTGTTTCTACTACTTGCGACTTTCTGTGGATGGATTGTCAAAAAACAAAATGCAGCTCTGGGATTATCGCAAGCTATTTATTTTTTGCTCATAGGGACTTCGGGAGTATTCTATCCGATCGACAAAAGTTCCGGATTGCTTCAAATTCTGTCTCGATTCTCACCGCTGTATTATATAAACAATCTCTGGACGGAGGCCTTATTTAAGCAAGGAGCAAGACTATCTGGCGATCTTGGCGCTTTGGGGATCTTCCTAATACTTTTTCTGCTTGGGGTTGCTTGGTTGATCAAAGGAAAAAAGAAGAAGGGTGTGCGCAAATATGCAGGTGTTGCACAAGTTGGAGAATAA
- a CDS encoding ABC transporter ATP-binding protein, which produces MLNIANVSFGYSTEILQDVNFSFKPGLLYFLLAKNGAGKSTLFQLISGDLKPDTGSIQLGGEIILHRQNPIYFEDMTVKENVESFLELLDTNVQYADLKAKYQLDEIENKVARKLSGGEKQRLYLAITGMSDDDIQLYDEADAALDAVSRKMYYTEVLQQNAANGKLVIAISHHVSEGLKYADRICFLSNKKLYEHDPITLPSELMDMNEDKIMEYLEKECEDI; this is translated from the coding sequence ATGCTAAACATTGCAAATGTTAGTTTTGGCTATTCTACCGAAATATTGCAGGACGTTAATTTCAGCTTTAAGCCGGGTTTATTGTACTTTCTTTTGGCTAAGAACGGAGCTGGAAAAAGTACCTTGTTCCAATTGATAAGCGGGGATTTGAAGCCAGACACAGGAAGTATTCAGCTGGGTGGAGAGATCATACTGCATAGGCAGAATCCCATTTATTTCGAGGATATGACGGTTAAAGAGAATGTAGAAAGTTTTTTGGAACTGTTGGACACGAATGTGCAATACGCCGACCTTAAAGCTAAATACCAATTAGATGAGATTGAAAACAAAGTGGCTAGAAAACTATCGGGTGGAGAGAAACAAAGACTATATTTGGCTATCACGGGGATGAGCGATGATGATATTCAGCTCTATGATGAAGCTGATGCAGCATTGGACGCTGTCTCACGAAAAATGTATTATACCGAGGTTCTGCAGCAAAACGCAGCTAACGGAAAACTCGTAATTGCTATCAGCCATCATGTCAGTGAAGGTCTGAAGTATGCAGATCGAATTTGTTTTTTATCAAATAAAAAGTTATACGAACATGATCCTATAACGTTGCCGTCGGAGCTTATGGATATGAATGAAGATAAGATAATGGAATACTTGGAAAAGGAATGTGAGGACATTTGA
- a CDS encoding response regulator transcription factor: MHIMLFDDHKLFAKSMEISMKSSVSKFETYSSSENMMEILEKKQPDIILMDIHMGEYNGLELAKVVLKKYPLYKIIFLSGYNFIEYHNEAIKMGAKGFINKDISIHELVEQIKWVAGGGMIFPKYDSVTEPLTDREKVVLQLTAEGLKQQEVADKLYISRRTVNNHIQTINEKFSVNSTVAAIVRGIELGIVKLKYKM; encoded by the coding sequence ATGCACATCATGTTGTTTGATGACCACAAGCTTTTTGCTAAAAGTATGGAGATTTCCATGAAAAGCAGTGTTAGCAAATTTGAAACCTACTCATCGTCCGAGAATATGATGGAAATATTGGAGAAAAAGCAACCGGATATCATACTTATGGATATACATATGGGAGAATATAACGGACTGGAACTAGCCAAAGTTGTTTTGAAGAAATATCCGCTCTATAAAATCATATTCTTGTCCGGATACAATTTTATTGAATACCATAATGAAGCAATCAAGATGGGGGCTAAAGGCTTCATTAATAAAGACATTTCTATTCATGAATTGGTCGAGCAAATTAAATGGGTTGCTGGGGGAGGAATGATATTTCCAAAATATGATTCCGTAACTGAGCCGCTAACTGATCGTGAGAAAGTAGTCCTGCAATTAACAGCGGAAGGATTGAAGCAACAAGAGGTAGCAGACAAACTTTATATCAGTCGAAGAACGGTGAACAACCACATACAAACGATTAATGAGAAGTTCAGTGTAAACTCTACTGTTGCTGCTATTGTACGGGGGATTGAATTGGGAATTGTGAAGCTGAAATACAAAATGTGA
- a CDS encoding sensor histidine kinase, whose amino-acid sequence MINKRWISFILFNALLLFVCVVYFSSFNTVGFASDVVFTCLLTGVGTVVYLNTSAVPSAKWFIVLMYMTAWILLLLNGPSRFYFGIGRVFMSLAPNVLFIFFIHFTNLPLKRLYYKLSSLLLLSALATSLALLSFRIYLSYAFFFHLLFAAFCCGWISIYYNFKQRKILSRDRMILNVSIAISFMPFVITNTFLRQFLPDTIKLYSIYTLIALPVAVGYILIKRNGLQTSIDGFFLGKLALLALAGTSLFLSFSLYVIRISLIRSLLLLLVAYIIFYCYLLFQRHLSTRQLYILTQTKEKLEKERLEILQKMTYDHYLSTLSNLIKQFIDKTISLNGTLIIWVENNRSYILEQSGIFEHFSLKKFDQSQLKERIDTITFEQKSCFSFPLKYKKIVNGWLITGQKSDKDKFTSEDMNTMIILADTICEILKTTEILHESQRRYVHLPNIRYEDYLNVSFVQKVEGIRKSLALYLHDDILQSILAMRNMTEALQTPQRDIQELILNTFSDLNTSIRDKMFDIYPTTLTDLGLYQSLGILCKKLNIEAVQQPDLKIRLESDYNLEVDKELQYTVFRTVKELLQNAIKHAEASEIIISLKVSDIRILLIDVIDDGKGFDIGVNMLEEKLYTNHIGLLSAKQEINTLHGEFSIKSNLLSGTHIQIKIPMKGTGEEYAHHVV is encoded by the coding sequence ATGATTAACAAAAGGTGGATTAGTTTTATTCTATTTAATGCTCTTTTATTGTTCGTATGCGTAGTTTATTTTAGCAGTTTTAATACAGTTGGGTTTGCCAGTGATGTTGTTTTCACTTGCCTGCTGACAGGTGTAGGGACTGTTGTTTATCTAAATACTTCAGCTGTACCATCGGCTAAATGGTTTATTGTATTAATGTACATGACGGCTTGGATTCTTTTGCTGTTAAACGGTCCATCCCGTTTCTATTTCGGTATAGGTCGTGTTTTTATGAGTCTGGCCCCGAATGTATTGTTTATTTTTTTCATACACTTTACCAACCTTCCCCTAAAGCGTCTCTACTATAAATTAAGCTCGTTGCTCCTTCTCTCTGCACTGGCAACCTCACTTGCACTCCTTAGTTTTAGAATTTATCTGAGCTACGCCTTTTTCTTCCACCTGTTATTCGCTGCGTTCTGCTGCGGTTGGATTTCAATCTACTACAATTTCAAACAGCGCAAAATCCTAAGCAGGGATCGTATGATCTTGAACGTCTCAATAGCGATATCATTCATGCCGTTTGTCATTACGAATACTTTCCTGAGACAATTTCTTCCTGATACCATAAAGTTATATTCCATTTACACTTTGATTGCGCTTCCCGTCGCCGTTGGATATATCCTGATTAAACGAAACGGACTTCAGACCAGTATCGATGGTTTTTTTCTAGGCAAACTTGCGTTGCTTGCTTTGGCTGGAACGTCCCTCTTTTTATCCTTTTCCCTTTATGTCATTCGTATTTCATTAATTCGATCTCTATTACTACTGCTTGTAGCTTATATTATTTTTTACTGTTACTTATTGTTTCAAAGGCATTTATCCACCAGACAACTATATATATTAACTCAAACGAAAGAAAAACTGGAAAAGGAACGGCTGGAAATTTTGCAGAAGATGACGTATGACCACTATTTGTCCACTTTGAGCAATTTAATCAAGCAATTTATCGATAAAACGATCTCCTTAAATGGCACATTGATTATTTGGGTGGAGAACAATAGAAGCTATATTCTGGAGCAAAGCGGAATTTTTGAGCATTTCTCGCTGAAAAAGTTTGATCAGTCTCAATTAAAAGAAAGGATTGATACAATTACTTTTGAGCAAAAGAGCTGTTTTTCCTTTCCTTTAAAATATAAAAAAATTGTTAACGGCTGGTTAATTACAGGACAAAAAAGCGATAAAGACAAGTTCACATCGGAAGATATGAACACAATGATTATTCTGGCTGATACTATCTGTGAGATCTTAAAAACGACGGAAATACTTCATGAGAGTCAGCGGCGGTATGTTCATTTACCCAATATTAGGTATGAAGATTATTTGAATGTCTCATTTGTACAAAAGGTGGAGGGAATCCGCAAGAGCTTAGCTCTATATCTTCATGACGATATTCTGCAATCGATTCTTGCAATGCGTAACATGACGGAGGCATTGCAAACTCCTCAGAGAGATATTCAAGAACTTATTTTGAACACGTTCAGTGATTTGAATACTTCTATACGAGACAAAATGTTTGACATTTACCCGACCACATTGACAGATCTCGGACTCTATCAAAGTCTCGGCATATTATGTAAAAAGTTGAATATTGAAGCGGTTCAGCAGCCTGATTTAAAAATAAGACTCGAATCGGATTATAATTTAGAGGTCGATAAAGAATTGCAGTACACGGTATTTCGAACTGTGAAGGAACTGCTGCAAAATGCCATTAAGCACGCAGAGGCTTCTGAGATTATAATTTCACTCAAGGTGTCTGATATCCGAATCCTCTTGATTGATGTCATTGATGATGGGAAAGGTTTCGACATAGGGGTTAATATGCTTGAAGAAAAGCTATATACCAATCATATCGGACTGCTGTCCGCCAAGCAGGAAATTAACACGTTGCACGGAGAATTCTCCATCAAGAGTAACCTATTATCTGGTACACATATACAAATCAAAATTCCGATGAAAGGAACAGGAGAAGAATATGCACATCATGTTGTTTGA
- a CDS encoding polyprenyl synthetase family protein has protein sequence MNTETIIEEIFTEINERTLFDKYNNGSEAGILQVIDLRHMLKQFSWGLLYLYIYSFRNKPIVKEDITLAANIEMLCLSSKILDDLLDEDKPAIAESIGNNNVIFLFADLLIESLSRLHTHSSNERGYVHLQSAMLGEWMDVNKTVIDGITEQQYLNQILPKTVAILKLVAAFADPEEQVFWEKFLTYAGTAMQLSNDLHAVFNDTKSDLPKLKPTLPLLKMLEISDENTKAEMKMTLVSYAAGGISIAALREAIIASGSLEYCILTRELCKDKCSQMLYERFPENVNLNAGLLMYLGLVTV, from the coding sequence ATGAATACGGAGACCATAATTGAGGAAATTTTCACTGAAATCAACGAGAGGACGTTGTTTGATAAATACAATAATGGTTCTGAAGCTGGGATACTACAAGTTATAGATCTTAGACATATGCTGAAACAATTTAGCTGGGGATTACTATACTTATACATATATTCTTTCAGGAATAAACCGATTGTGAAAGAGGATATCACGCTCGCTGCAAATATTGAAATGCTGTGTTTATCTTCGAAGATACTAGATGATCTTCTGGATGAGGATAAACCGGCAATCGCCGAATCTATTGGCAATAATAATGTCATTTTTTTGTTTGCTGATTTACTCATTGAATCTCTTAGTAGGCTTCATACCCATTCATCCAATGAACGTGGCTATGTTCACTTGCAAAGTGCAATGCTTGGAGAGTGGATGGATGTAAATAAAACGGTGATTGACGGGATTACCGAGCAGCAGTATTTGAATCAGATCCTCCCCAAAACCGTTGCTATTTTGAAATTGGTAGCGGCTTTTGCGGATCCAGAGGAGCAAGTTTTCTGGGAAAAATTTTTAACCTATGCAGGGACTGCGATGCAGCTGTCCAACGATCTGCACGCTGTATTTAATGATACAAAGAGCGATCTGCCCAAGCTGAAACCAACTCTTCCTTTGCTTAAAATGCTGGAGATATCCGATGAAAATACAAAGGCTGAGATGAAAATGACTCTTGTGTCCTATGCGGCAGGAGGCATCTCCATAGCAGCACTTAGAGAGGCAATCATAGCCAGCGGATCTTTGGAATACTGTATACTGACACGCGAACTCTGCAAGGATAAATGTAGCCAGATGCTTTACGAGCGTTTTCCGGAAAATGTGAATTTGAATGCAGGACTGTTAATGTATCTTGGCTTGGTGACAGTATGA
- the pflA gene encoding pyruvate formate-lyase-activating protein, with amino-acid sequence MEQHQGRIHSIETSGMVDGPGIRFVVFMQGCLLRCLYCHNPDTWTIGEGQLVTVQELVEEIRGYLPFLQFSGGGVTVSGGEPLLQTDFLLTLFQALKRELGIHTAIDSSGGCFSRRGHFFETLQQLMQVTDLVLLDLKQMDPQKHLDLTGKPNDHILDFARFLSEANIPVWIRHVLVPGISDDEADLRKLADFIKTLRNVERVEVLPYHEMGKYKYEQLGIKYPLLHIKPPDEETIQMAKEILGAY; translated from the coding sequence ATGGAACAGCACCAAGGTCGCATTCATTCCATTGAAACATCCGGTATGGTAGATGGGCCGGGTATTCGATTCGTTGTGTTCATGCAGGGATGCTTACTGCGCTGCCTATATTGTCACAACCCTGATACCTGGACGATTGGAGAAGGCCAACTGGTAACCGTTCAGGAATTGGTTGAAGAAATTCGCGGGTATCTCCCCTTTCTGCAGTTTTCCGGGGGTGGAGTAACGGTCAGTGGCGGAGAGCCTCTATTGCAGACTGATTTTCTTCTTACTCTGTTCCAGGCTTTAAAACGAGAACTTGGCATTCACACCGCAATCGATTCTTCAGGTGGTTGCTTTAGCAGGCGCGGCCATTTCTTTGAGACGCTACAGCAATTGATGCAGGTTACCGACCTCGTTCTGCTTGATTTGAAGCAAATGGATCCGCAGAAGCATCTCGACTTAACCGGTAAGCCAAACGATCATATTCTCGACTTTGCCCGTTTTCTCTCAGAGGCTAACATTCCAGTATGGATCAGACATGTTCTTGTTCCCGGCATATCGGATGATGAAGCAGATCTTCGGAAGCTGGCCGACTTTATCAAGACCTTGCGAAATGTAGAGCGCGTTGAAGTCTTGCCTTATCACGAAATGGGAAAGTATAAGTACGAACAGCTTGGTATTAAATACCCGCTTCTTCATATCAAGCCACCGGATGAAGAAACCATCCAAATGGCAAAAGAGATATTGGGCGCATATTAA
- the pflB gene encoding formate C-acetyltransferase, translated as MQAWESFKSGSWKEEIDVRQFIQLNYEPYVGDSSFLVGPTEATQQLWEQFMELAKKEREQGGVLDMDTEVVSSIISHGPGYLNKELEVIVGIQTDKPFKRALQPYGGIRMAKNACESYGYELDPEIEHIFSTYRKTHNQGVFDGYSPAMSLARKAGIITGLPDAYGRGRIIGDYRRVALYGTDFLAKSKKNERSFFDERTMTEDVIRAREEIAEQLRALTELKQMAASYGFDITKPAETAQEAFQWLYFGYLAAIKEQNGAAMSLGRTSTFLDIYIARDLKEQRLTEQGAQELVDQFVLKLRMVKFARTPEYNALFSGDPTWVTESLGGIGLDGRPLVTKTTFRFLHTLETLGPSPEPNLTILWSHRLPQQFKEYCARMTIQTSSLQYENDDLMRTYFGDDYGIACCVSAMRIGKQMQYFGARANLAKALLYAINGGMDEQMNVQVSPPMRPILSEKLDYDEVMDAFDYMMEWLAELYINTLNIIHYMHDKYCYERIEMALHDQETMRTMATGIAGLSVVTDSLSAIKYANVRPVRDENGLAVDYIVEGEYPAYGNNDDRADDIAIDLVKRFFRKLKKHSTYREAKTTMSVLTITSNVVYGKLTGNTPDGRKKGEPFAPGANPMHGRDRKGAIASLASVAKLPYEYALDGISNTFSIIPGALGKNDEDRIRNLTAILDGYTVKDGHHLNINVFDKETLLDAMDHPEQYPQLTVRVSGYAVNFIKLTREQQLDVINRTFHEKI; from the coding sequence ATGCAGGCATGGGAAAGCTTTAAATCAGGAAGCTGGAAGGAAGAGATCGATGTTCGCCAGTTCATCCAGCTCAACTACGAACCGTATGTAGGAGATTCGTCTTTTCTGGTGGGTCCCACGGAAGCCACGCAGCAACTCTGGGAGCAGTTCATGGAACTCGCAAAGAAAGAACGTGAACAAGGCGGAGTTCTGGATATGGATACTGAGGTGGTTTCCAGCATTATTTCGCATGGACCCGGCTATTTGAATAAGGAGCTTGAGGTAATCGTGGGTATTCAAACGGACAAACCGTTCAAGCGGGCACTTCAACCTTACGGCGGGATCCGAATGGCCAAAAATGCTTGTGAATCTTACGGTTATGAACTGGATCCGGAAATCGAGCATATTTTCTCCACTTACCGGAAAACTCACAATCAAGGCGTATTTGACGGCTATTCACCTGCCATGAGTCTCGCCAGAAAAGCGGGCATCATTACAGGGCTTCCGGATGCATATGGCCGGGGACGAATTATCGGCGATTATCGGCGCGTTGCCTTATATGGCACGGATTTTCTAGCCAAAAGCAAAAAAAACGAGCGCTCCTTCTTCGACGAACGCACGATGACTGAAGATGTAATTCGGGCACGTGAAGAAATTGCGGAGCAGCTTCGCGCACTTACGGAGCTGAAGCAGATGGCGGCCAGTTATGGATTCGATATTACGAAGCCAGCAGAGACCGCGCAGGAAGCCTTTCAATGGCTGTACTTCGGGTATCTTGCCGCAATCAAGGAACAGAATGGAGCAGCTATGAGTCTTGGCCGCACCTCCACCTTTCTGGACATCTATATAGCGCGTGATCTAAAGGAGCAGAGGCTAACGGAGCAAGGGGCACAGGAGCTCGTCGATCAATTTGTCCTGAAACTGCGTATGGTAAAGTTCGCAAGGACACCAGAATATAACGCGCTGTTCAGCGGCGATCCGACATGGGTCACCGAGTCGCTCGGAGGCATCGGTTTGGACGGTCGTCCATTAGTCACCAAGACCACCTTCCGGTTCCTGCATACGCTGGAGACGCTTGGGCCATCGCCAGAACCGAATTTGACCATACTTTGGTCCCATCGGCTCCCACAGCAGTTCAAGGAATATTGTGCGCGCATGACGATTCAGACAAGCTCACTTCAGTATGAGAATGATGATTTAATGCGGACTTATTTTGGTGACGATTATGGAATTGCCTGCTGTGTGTCTGCCATGCGTATCGGAAAGCAAATGCAGTATTTCGGCGCTCGGGCAAATCTGGCCAAAGCTCTGCTGTATGCAATTAACGGCGGAATGGATGAACAAATGAATGTGCAAGTATCCCCGCCAATGCGGCCTATTCTGTCGGAAAAACTGGATTATGACGAAGTCATGGACGCCTTTGACTATATGATGGAATGGCTTGCGGAGCTCTATATTAACACCTTGAATATAATCCACTACATGCACGATAAATACTGTTATGAACGTATCGAGATGGCTCTTCACGATCAGGAAACGATGCGAACGATGGCAACCGGGATTGCCGGGCTGTCGGTCGTAACCGATTCGCTCAGCGCCATTAAATATGCTAACGTTCGGCCGGTTCGAGATGAAAATGGACTTGCAGTTGACTATATCGTTGAAGGGGAATATCCCGCTTACGGCAACAACGATGACCGTGCGGATGATATCGCTATTGACCTCGTCAAACGGTTCTTTCGCAAGTTGAAGAAACATTCGACTTATAGGGAGGCCAAGACCACGATGTCGGTGCTGACCATTACCTCCAATGTGGTATACGGTAAGCTGACCGGGAATACCCCGGATGGGAGAAAGAAAGGTGAGCCGTTCGCTCCAGGAGCCAACCCGATGCACGGCAGGGACCGGAAAGGTGCAATTGCTTCATTGGCATCCGTGGCTAAGCTTCCTTATGAATACGCCTTGGATGGCATTTCCAATACGTTCTCGATTATACCGGGGGCCCTTGGGAAAAACGATGAAGATCGAATCCGTAATCTGACGGCGATTCTTGACGGGTATACAGTCAAGGATGGTCATCATCTCAATATTAATGTGTTCGACAAAGAAACCTTGCTGGATGCGATGGATCATCCGGAGCAGTATCCGCAGCTCACGGTACGAGTGTCGGGTTATGCGGTTAATTTCATCAAATTGACGAGAGAGCAGCAGCTCGATGTCATCAACAGAACCTTTCACGAAAAAATCTAA